The genomic window ACCACGAAGTTCGTCGGCCGAGCCCTCAATCTGAAGGGGCCGGCGTCCATCGAAGGCTCTTATGCTGTGGGGGGAGCGGGTGGGGCAGTCGCCGCAGGCGCTGGCGCCGTTCAGTTGCAGAACAGCAATGGCGTGATCCTCCAGCTCAGCGGCCCGCGGGTCGGCGCGGAAGTATCGGCGGCCGTCGGCGGCGTCACAATCCGCTTGAAGTGATCCGAACAGGCGACGGGCTGCGCCACCGCAGCCCGTTCGCGTTTCAATATCGCTCGGCGACGAAATTCATTCCCTTTAGGCTGGCCTGGTCGTTGTAGCGTCCCTTCTCGGAGCGCTTCGGCAGCTTGATCTTGTCCTTATTGATGCGCTTGTAGGGGATCGCGCCGAGGAGATGCGCGATGCAGTTCAGCCGTGCCTTTCGCTTGTCATCGGAGCGGATGATGTACCATGGCGCTTCCTTCGTGCTGGTCTGCTTGAGCATCAGATCGCGAGCTCGCGAATAGTCGTACCAGCGCCGGTAGGACTCTAGATCCATCGGGCTCAGCTTCCATTGCCGCACGGGGTCGTCGATGCGCGCATGGAAGCGGCGTTCCTGCTCGTCCATGCCCACTTCGAGCCAGATCTTGATCAGGATGATGCCGCCATCGATGACATATTTCTCCATCTGCGGGCACAGCGTGAGGAAGCGCTCGTGCTCGGCGGGGGTGCAGAAGCCCATGACGTATTCCACGCCCGCGCGATTGTACCAG from Bradyrhizobium zhanjiangense includes these protein-coding regions:
- the ppk2 gene encoding polyphosphate kinase 2, giving the protein MAKDVSAERMKRKDYEKELEKLQVELCHLQDYVRENKLRVIVLFEGRDAAGKGGTIKAITEKVSPRVFRVVALPAPSDREKTQLFFQRYMERFPAGGEIVIFDRSWYNRAGVEYVMGFCTPAEHERFLTLCPQMEKYVIDGGIILIKIWLEVGMDEQERRFHARIDDPVRQWKLSPMDLESYRRWYDYSRARDLMLKQTSTKEAPWYIIRSDDKRKARLNCIAHLLGAIPYKRINKDKIKLPKRSEKGRYNDQASLKGMNFVAERY